The segment TAGGGAAGACTATGAGAGAGGAGTTGGAGATCTTGCATCCCTTACTTGATGACTGTTGCATTTACAGGGTTCCTAAGCGGTTGCCAGTGTTCAATGAAAAGGCCTACACACCACAAGTTGTCTCTATCGGCCCACTTCAGAATTGAAAGCAATGGAAGAGTGCTAAAGAAGGTATCAGAAAGGTTTTCTTGCGTGGAGTGAATTAAGCTTGGAGGATTTGATTGGAGTTACTGAGATGGAAGAGACAAGGCTTCGTAATTGTTATGCGGAAGCAATTGAACTCAGTAGTGATGTTTTTGTGAAGATGATGCTGCTAGATGCCGCCTTCATCATTATGATCATGCtgaaaaactattttctagACTTCCAGAGCAGCAACGATCGTATTTTCAGCAGACCATGGATGATTCATGATATAAGGTTTAACATGATCTTGCTTGAAAATCAGcttccattcttttttcttaatgacTTGCTTAAGCTATCCAACCCTTATAAAGGATATTCCTTGATTGCATTTACCCACGGGTTCTTGAAAGGTGCATTGGGTTCATGGGTGACAGATAACACATTAAATGGTATCAATTCCTCAGAAGTGCAACATTTTGTAGACTTTCTAAGAATTTGTCAGCAGCCAACAAAGCTTCCTCAGCCAAGGAAACTCAAAACTCTAAACATGCCGAGTGCAGCAGAGCTCCGTCAAGCTGGAGTCAAGTTTAAGCTGGGGTCGAGCAAGAATCTATTTGAcgtaaaattcaataaaagtaGAGGGAGACTGGAAATTCCGGACCTTTGAAGCATGTGCTTTATGCTATACTTGAAACGAGGTTtgagaatatatattatattctaaCCCTCCCAGTGCTGAATATTCCTCAAAGAAAATGGCGGGCGAAATCAACAATTATGGCTTTGTATGGTTTTAATTAACTACAAGTGCAAATCCATTTGATAGAACAGAGAGCTGGTTCGCTAAACATTTCACGCCATTTCAGCATCAATGTTAAATACTTAATATGATCTCGTCCAGAATTAGCTTTCCTCTCCCTCGGATTACGTAGCCTGGTCTCTTGATCTTCATTTTGTGGATCGCTGAAACTAGTTTGAATATTACAGGAGATCCAACTGTCTGACAAGTAACAAAGTGgtttttaattggagaatttcTTGTAAAAATTGGAGCTTAATTTAAAAGTAAGTCTCCAATTAACATCATTTTATGTCGTTATTTTAGTTTCGCATGACCGTATCTCTTTTTAGATTTAGGCTTATCCCTTTAGTCTAGCATTTTGTTTGGAGTAAATTTCTATATAACTATgtaaaattaatctcaaatctctataaacataattattataaaaagaggATCCTTTGCTTGCCATTGTAGAAATAAAACATTTTGGAATGTATATTAAAGAGGGAGAATCTACCATTCTTGGCACATCTCCTTGGACACTAGAGGCAGAGCAAAAGTTCTAAAACTGTCGGTTGTCGAGAGCTTTTAGGTATGTAAGTTTCTATCCAGCAGGCTTTTTATGATtgacattatgtttttttttttttttgttctaaataatattgtgtgaaaaataattttctcaagAGAAAAGAATTATCAACACTATTTGCACATTTCTTTATCATACTTTTTTTGTCATGATAAAATATCGTTTTTTCTAACGACAAACTGTTGGAATTCTTTTCACAAATTTATATACAACTTATTAAGCAAATTTCAtaagaaacaatataaaataattatttattttaataattaatttatataatttgatacAAATTATGTGGAACAGACAAGGcacattattaataattttaattaaagaaatttaaatatatcacTTAATTTGTATCACTTGGGCccatatatatattgaaggtTGATTTGTTGCTAGAGAAGGCAatcttttttgggttttgtaaATGCATGTGTTTTCTCTGTTGTTTTGTTCTAATACTAGCTATCATCTCAATTCTGTCACAGGATGGAAACTGTTGGAACATCAAGCACTAATGATGAGCCGAGTCACCAAGTTTCGCTTGATATTGACAGATTAGCCCAATCCGTGAAGAAAGAGCTGCAAATCTCATATGCTTTCTCCGACACATGTTGTATATATAAAGTTCCTGAGCGATTACGCGAGCTGAACGAAAAGGCCTACACGCCTCGTGTAGTCTCCATAGGCCCAATTCACCATGGTAAAGAGAAGCTAAAAGCCATGGAAGACCACAAAAGAATGTACCTGCAAGAATTCCTTGCCCGGAGCGAGGTAAGTGTAGAgggttttattgaatttattgaggagAACGAAACAAGATTGCGTAATTGCTATGCGGAAACCATTGAGTTTTGTAGCGAATACttcataaaaatgatattaatggaTGCTGCCTTCGTCATTATGTTTTTGCTGAAGTGCAAGTACACAGACTTCAGAGGAAGCAGAGACAGCATTTTCTATCCTCCATACAAGAATTTAGAAGTAGGGCATGATatgtttttgcttgaaaatcagCTCCCGTTCTTCATCCTCCAAGACTTGTGTAGACTATCCACTATAGTCGGCAATTCTCCAAAAGCTACACTGATTGAGCTTACTCATTGGTTCTTTTCACGTGAATGGGGTTCATGGGCAGTAGGGGAATATTTGGGGAGAGTAGATTTCTCCGAAGTGAAACATTTGGTTGACTTTCTTACAATTTATCATCGGCCAACTGAACAGCAACGGTATGAGGAACATGAGCTTCTAACCGCACCCAGTGTAAAGGAGCTCCAGCAAGCAGGGGTCAAGTTTGTGCTGAGCTCAAGCAAAAATCTTCTTGACATAAAATTCGATAGAAATAAAGGGAGACTGGCGATCCCACTATTAAAGTTAGATCGCGGAGCAGAAATCATAATCTGGAATATGCAAGCCTTTGAGCAGTGCCATAGCTTGAAATATGATTATGTTTGTGACTATATCCGTTTGATGGGTCTCTTTGTCAGTGCCAGTAAGGATGTGGAAATACTTGTTGAAAAGCGTATTATAGAAAACTTCCTAACATCTAAAGAGGAAGTGGTAAAACTCTTTTACAATCTCcagaaagaaaattttgttaATGGTTTTCGCTTTGAAGGTCTCATTAAAGATCTGAATGCATTCTGCGAAAGGCCATGGAACAAGTGGAAGGcaaatttaaagcaaaattatttcaataccCCATGGGCAGCAGTCTCTGTATCAGGAGCTGTTATTGTTCTCATTCTGACTGTCATCCAATCCGTCTGCTCTATACTTCAAGTAGTTTAGCTTCTGCAATTTCAAATCTTTCATATGAATTAATCCGCATGTTGCATTAATTGTACCCATAATCCttgttctcttctttcttttcttcttctaaatgACAAAGTTGTTTCAGTAGAAATTCCAAGCAATGAAAGACTGTATAATTTGTTCAGATTGTCTCTTGGAAACTGAAATTGTTTTTATCTATTCTATGCTTTTTACAGGCATGCATGAGATttactgaatttatttatttaaattaataaaaaataaatataaataaaattaattgaataaacttacgtcctaaaaaatattatgcaagaccCAACAAATTaacaatactatttaaaaataaatattttttattttgaaaaataaagttaacttgtataaaacaaaaaaaaattacagataaatttgaataatatcttgaaaaatcaaacacaaacaaaacaattctaaaaatgaCATGCAAAATCGGTGATCTAcgtcatgagatcgggataaacttaaaaaaaaaatcaaggtgattacaaaaccaatatttttttataaaaaaaacttatgtagAACAATAAGAGCACAAGACAAAttaaatgtcaaaaaaaaactagaaaaaaataataattacacaaaggatataaaaaaataaaggtgaaaaaaaaacattaattagagagaaaataaaaaattttaattggagggttaaattgaattagaaatatctttaacaaaagaaaaaaaatcaaaagaatgagggtttaactataaaaaataagataacaaaaactttgattaaaagaaaaaattgaaagaaaaaaaattcaataaaatggcaaagaaagaatattaaaaataaaaaattaggactgaaattaaaaacaaaacatacaagaaattataattgaagaactaaattttaaaaaaatatgtctaTAAAAGgaatatgaacaaaataaaaaataaaaggaataaggactgaaactataaaaatgaataagaataaaataagaaattaaaaaaataaggactgaaattaaaaacaaaacatataagatATTGTAAttgaagaactaaattgaaaaaaaaaatttataaaagaaataagaacaaaattaaaaattaaaaaaacgagaactaaagttgaaaaacaaaaaaagatgacAATGATATACTTTATCTgtcaaagaagaaagaaaaaaacaaaaaaaaaacaattattatacaCCTACATGCACCGCACTATGTAAATAAAGATATGCATCCTCTGAATGGTGTGAATGCAACCCACTTGGTGACGCATATCCATGTGCCAAAAgcttttttgattaaaaaattcaaacaaaaacatgaaaatattgaaatacctttatgattattttaattacataaaatacttagcttgaaaatataaaaacacccCAAATATaaagcttattttttctatcttttctaaGGTTAAAAATATGCTTTCACTGTACATAGATAATGAAAATACTTAAAACCCTTGTCCCACAactcaataattttttgatcctaggaacaaaaaaaatatttttatcacagAATTTAATGAGAAGATTCAACACAGTTCCATTGGGATGCATTGTTTCTTCCCCGTGTTAGGCAAGAATTTTTATCACAGAACAGCTGAAACAGAAGGAAAACCTTGAGATATTGTTCCATGACTTCTTAGATAAATCTTTTGTAGAAATTACCATGGCCGCAGAAAATGTTATTGTCACTCGAAGACAATAAtcctaaaaattatataaattgtattttgaaatttcatttaataatttaaaattttaaattaaaatgattctaGTAAATTTGTCCCAAATCTAAAAGTTCTTGATGCATACTAGATTATGTAAAGAACTCAAACTTCTCTTTCGTTAGGTTAACAACACAATCAACTTTTTGTTAATCactcaatttaatttagttagATTACTCGGATTTAATTTGTATTAGTAAACAAATTACTAAATAAGTCGTGTTTGAGTAAACAAAGCACGCGGATCGCAATCCCGCTAACACTTCTCCAGACATTCACAACCGTCGATTTCTTCAAAATCCGCTGCCCACAAATCTTCCCCATAAGAAGAGAGGAGGGTCTCCAAATTTTAAAAGAGCCAAAAGGTTTAAGAATCTGAGCCCGCCAGTCAGAAGAATCCTATTGGTCACATCACATCGCACACTGATCGCCATCTCCACCGTTCATAACTTTACAAATCAACGGTCTGAAATCTATTTCATCCTTTCCTTCTCCCGCTCACTTTCCCCTATAAAAATTGTAAGAACCTCGTATCTCTACGCATCAAAAACCCTAACTTTCCCTTGTTTTCTTGAGAAACAAGCAGAAACCCAAAATCCCAATTTCCCAATCCACTCATTTCAATGGCTCGCACAAAGCAAACAGCGAGAAAATCCACTGGAGGGAAAGCTCCAAGGAAGCAACTAGCCACGAAGGCAGCCAGGAAGTCAGCTCCAGCCACCGGAGGAGTGAAGAAGCCCCACCGTTTCAGGCCAGGAACAGTGGCGTTGAGAGAGATCAGGAAGTACCAGAAGAGCACTGAGCTGTTGATAAGGAAGCTTCCATTTCAAAGGCTGGTGAGGGAAATAGCCCAAGATTTCAAGACGGATTTGAGGTTCCAAAGCAGCGCAGTGGCAGCCCTTCAAGAGGCAGCAGAGGCATATCTTGTCGGGTTGTTTGAGGACACCAACTTGTGTGCTATTCATGCTAAGAGGGTGACTATTATGCCTAAGGATATCCAATTGGCCCGAAGGATTAGAGGAGAGAGGGCTTAATTGTAAAACTTTCCCAGATTAAATGAGAAATTGCATTGCTTTATTTGGATTCTACATGATGATTTGTCTTTAAATCTCTCTCTAATCAATCTTGTTCCCAAATGGAAAGGATAGAGCATCTTATGCAGTGTATTGATCATGCTCCATGGTTCATAGAGACCTAATTGTCCAAAACGTTTGAtttaaggactaaaatgtaatatAAGAACATGAAATCTCAAATAAGGACCAAtttgtcaataaaaataaaataggaaaaagaaaaattaaaaccagACAACTAACAATGATGATAAATGATCTTTCAAATCACTCTTATTATTTATGAATGTCAAATGagattctttgtattttttattaaaagctttttttaaaaaaacattatcctaaaattatcatcaagttcatattattgatgaaagatCTCATCTTACcgtacttttataaaaaaaatgtaatattaaattttttattcaaaggaGATAAAACTTTAACAAGTAAGAGATGAAACTAAAAGaactaataatgaaaataaaattagataaaaaaactacatacaactggatttgaatttattaaaaataaataaaaaattgaaagggatGTCGTGAATGAAAGAATCATCCGTGGCATATGATGAAGgaaataaaggcataaaaataaGCCAACAATGTAGCAAACAACGCCACCATATCACCATCACCATGAAATGTATATTGACAAGTTAATGGTCgttggaattaatttatttgtcattagatGCAGTTAcgtgtttagaaatataataattgttgtttttaaaaataattttatttaaaaatatattacaataatattttatttatttattttgaatactaatatattaaaataatttaaaaatataaaacaaattaatttaattttttttttaacaaaaacccaAGTTAGAACTCATTGCAAAACACTCTCCGTAATATTGCCAGCAATAAACATACGTACACTACATATGTATACATAGCAACAAGTTTTAGCTAGGTTATACAAGAAGAAGTAATTATATCTCAAATCTTTAGGATTTTCTACTTATTGAAGGCAAAgcacaattttagaaaaaatatatgatttaaagCAAATTTTATACGAAAAAGATTTGACTCAGCATGTTATATCGATTGACAAAAAACAAGAAGACCTCAACTCCATATTCTTAAATCaatgttaattattaaaaaacatatagaaaTCAAAACCAATTCACAATGATACAAATCAACCCtctttttccttcaaaaacCCTATCTTTTGCAGCCATTTTTCtctagaatttaaattaaaaatatttgaacaagAAATTTCAAATCTAATTATATGCTGCCAAACACATAATTAGCCACTTGAGGAACATCTAGCAACCCTAGCTGTATGTTATGGCGTTAATCTCTGGCAACGATGCTGCAATGGAGGAACTGGACAAACTTTATCACTCGAGCATTAATGTATTGATGGTGTATTAGAAGACAACAATGTAGCAAATAAGCCATGTATGCGATCGTGGGAATTAGAAGACAACAATGTAGCAAATAACTAATTCGAGCCATA is part of the Populus nigra chromosome 8, ddPopNigr1.1, whole genome shotgun sequence genome and harbors:
- the LOC133700658 gene encoding UPF0481 protein At3g47200-like, giving the protein METVGTSSTNDEPSHQVSLDIDRLAQSVKKELQISYAFSDTCCIYKVPERLRELNEKAYTPRVVSIGPIHHGKEKLKAMEDHKRMYLQEFLARSEVSVEGFIEFIEENETRLRNCYAETIEFCSEYFIKMILMDAAFVIMFLLKCKYTDFRGSRDSIFYPPYKNLEVGHDMFLLENQLPFFILQDLCRLSTIVGNSPKATLIELTHWFFSREWGSWAVGEYLGRVDFSEVKHLVDFLTIYHRPTEQQRYEEHELLTAPSVKELQQAGVKFVLSSSKNLLDIKFDRNKGRLAIPLLKLDRGAEIIIWNMQAFEQCHSLKYDYVCDYIRLMGLFVSASKDVEILVEKRIIENFLTSKEEVVKLFYNLQKENFVNGFRFEGLIKDLNAFCERPWNKWKANLKQNYFNTPWAAVSVSGAVIVLILTVIQSVCSILQVV
- the LOC133702025 gene encoding UPF0481 protein At3g47200-like, producing the protein MEIIGTSSEKMKTGDHVSIDIYKLGKTMREELEILHPLLDDCCIYRVPKRLPVFNEKAYTPQVVSIVTEMEETRLRNCYAEAIELSSDVFVKMMLLDAAFIIMIMLKNYFLDFQSSNDRIFSRPWMIHDIRFNMILLENQLPFFFLNDLLKLSNPYKGYSLIAFTHGFLKGALGSWVTDNTLNGINSSEVQHFVDFLRICQQPTKLPQPRKLKTLNMPSAAELRQAGVKFKLGSSKNLFDVKFNKSRGRLEIPDL
- the LOC133700659 gene encoding histone H3.2, with protein sequence MARTKQTARKSTGGKAPRKQLATKAARKSAPATGGVKKPHRFRPGTVALREIRKYQKSTELLIRKLPFQRLVREIAQDFKTDLRFQSSAVAALQEAAEAYLVGLFEDTNLCAIHAKRVTIMPKDIQLARRIRGERA